The Bacillus oleivorans genome has a window encoding:
- the rfbB gene encoding dTDP-glucose 4,6-dehydratase, producing the protein MKKNKVLVTGGAGFIGGNFVQYMLDKYSDYYIFNLDLLTYAGDITKHHSYKENENYHFIKADIADRETIMTIFEKEKFDYVVHFAAESHVDRSISDPGIFVKTNVLGTQVLLDASKEIGVSKFVHVSTDEVYGDLDFDPTTFFTEKTPLQPNSPYSASKASSDLLVRAYHETYGLPVNITRCSNNYGPYHFPEKLIPLTISRVINDQKVPVYGDGRNIRDWLHVIDHCAAIDLVMHEGVNGEVYNVGGHNERTNLEVVKTVIKTLGKSEELIEFVKDRLGHDKRYAIDPTKLENLGWKPKYNFETGIAQTIQWYLDNKEWWDQIISGEYQNYFEKQYSI; encoded by the coding sequence TTGAAAAAGAATAAAGTTCTTGTTACTGGTGGGGCAGGTTTTATAGGTGGTAATTTTGTTCAATATATGTTAGATAAATATTCCGATTATTATATTTTTAATTTGGATTTACTAACTTATGCAGGAGATATAACAAAACACCATAGTTATAAAGAAAATGAAAATTATCACTTTATTAAAGCTGATATTGCCGACAGAGAAACAATAATGACAATTTTTGAGAAAGAAAAATTTGATTATGTGGTTCACTTTGCTGCCGAGAGTCATGTTGATCGTTCTATATCAGATCCGGGAATTTTTGTTAAAACAAATGTTCTAGGAACTCAGGTTTTATTGGATGCATCAAAAGAGATAGGAGTTTCCAAGTTTGTTCATGTATCAACTGATGAGGTTTATGGTGATTTAGATTTTGATCCAACTACATTTTTTACAGAAAAAACACCTTTACAACCAAATAGTCCTTATAGTGCGAGTAAGGCATCATCTGATTTATTAGTTAGGGCATATCACGAAACATATGGATTACCTGTAAACATTACCCGTTGCTCTAATAATTATGGACCATATCACTTCCCAGAAAAATTAATTCCTTTAACAATTTCTCGTGTCATAAATGACCAAAAGGTGCCAGTATACGGTGATGGGCGAAACATTCGTGATTGGTTACACGTAATTGATCATTGTGCAGCTATTGATTTGGTTATGCATGAAGGTGTAAATGGAGAAGTATACAATGTTGGTGGTCATAATGAACGAACAAATTTAGAGGTTGTTAAGACGGTAATTAAAACGCTAGGTAAATCAGAGGAATTAATTGAGTTCGTTAAGGATCGTTTAGGACATGATAAGCGTTATGCAATTGACCCTACTAAACTAGAAAATTTAGGCTGGAAACCTAAGTATAATTTTGAAACAGGAATTGCCCAAACTATTCAATGGTATCTCGATAACAAAGAATGGTGGGATCAAATTATTAGTGGAGAGTATCAGAATTACTTTGAAAAACAATACAGTATATAA